The following coding sequences lie in one Thalassoglobus polymorphus genomic window:
- a CDS encoding PSD1 and planctomycete cytochrome C domain-containing protein codes for MQSFQFPRIVLIAIAVVCFCGAISFAAEELPADVHFVRHVFPTLQTKCFTCHGDDEGELRGDLNLKTQVDLLKGGESGETSVVAGKPDESLLYLAVTRNSDVVGAMPPKENDALTKQQVAAIKTWIERGAVWPSEKRIVEIRKEYQSQWDAEDGIPIQTSGGLSDDWTNRRYETENLWAYQPLWADPDGVLKAAQENSIDVLINNRLNEIGLPSSQRADRRTLIRRATYDLIGLPPTIQEIENFLNDPAEDFVAFQTVVERLLESPHYGERWGQHWLDVVRYADSSGFANDYERGNAWRYRDYVVRSFNEDKPYDQFVREQIAGDEIDPTNPENLIAVGFLRMGPWELTGMEVPKVARQRFLDDVTDIVGQTFLGHMLQCARCHDHKFDPVPTRDYYSIQAAFATTQLVERHVDFMKEENVSGFEERELLLARRKHYLAMLNDLNKKKTIQAARDWYRDEEKDSSHFEAIFNKLVEKKGGEEKVNVGEVRTAMQKAKIDPSLIPPRHVGFQPADFGKERVARKGLERLLWRLDRYDPYALSVYNGKTLQRKSVSAPVRMPKNPRGQGELEESFILTGGDPFSPSLPVTPGNLSAVSFTGSNVPRTESIYDRRLELANWIASKENPLTARVMVNRIWQGHFGQGIAGNPNNFGTTGKKPTHPKLLDYLAREFMDSGWSVKHMHRKIMASDAYCRSSKHSDTQQLNALDPLRETYAVFLPRRLEAEEIRDSMLAVSGELNPEIGGIPSRPEMNLEAALQPRQVMGTFAEGWQPSVSPEQRHRRSIYSLKIRGLGDPFMEVFNSPGSDLSCEKREASTVTPQVFALMNNEQTYARGLAMANSTLEKSPQASDSEIIQAIYQRTLGRVPVDLELNACLSHWQQMTKRHQTLEIERIEYPTEVEREAVEENTGEKFRFTEPLEFYQNFVPDLQAADVDARTRALAEVCLVLLNSNEFLYVY; via the coding sequence ATGCAGAGTTTCCAGTTCCCTCGTATCGTTCTTATTGCCATTGCTGTGGTTTGCTTCTGCGGAGCGATTTCCTTCGCAGCTGAAGAATTGCCTGCAGATGTACATTTCGTGCGTCATGTGTTCCCGACGCTGCAGACGAAATGTTTCACATGCCACGGGGATGATGAAGGAGAATTACGAGGAGATTTGAATCTCAAAACTCAAGTTGATTTGCTCAAGGGGGGAGAGAGTGGAGAGACGTCGGTGGTGGCCGGGAAGCCGGACGAAAGCCTGCTCTATCTGGCTGTAACGCGTAACAGCGATGTCGTCGGCGCCATGCCACCCAAGGAAAATGATGCGCTCACAAAGCAGCAGGTTGCTGCAATCAAAACGTGGATCGAACGGGGGGCTGTTTGGCCGAGTGAGAAGCGGATCGTCGAGATTCGCAAAGAGTATCAATCTCAATGGGACGCCGAGGATGGCATCCCGATTCAAACCAGCGGGGGGCTTTCCGACGATTGGACGAATCGTCGTTACGAAACCGAAAATCTCTGGGCGTATCAACCACTCTGGGCTGATCCAGATGGAGTCCTGAAAGCTGCGCAGGAAAATTCGATCGATGTGCTCATCAACAATCGACTGAACGAAATCGGACTTCCCTCATCCCAGCGAGCGGACCGGCGAACGCTGATTCGCCGAGCTACTTATGACCTCATCGGACTTCCGCCAACGATTCAGGAGATCGAGAACTTTCTCAATGATCCCGCCGAGGATTTTGTGGCGTTTCAAACAGTGGTTGAACGATTACTTGAGTCTCCGCATTATGGAGAACGGTGGGGACAGCATTGGCTCGACGTAGTTCGGTATGCGGACAGTTCCGGGTTTGCGAATGACTACGAACGCGGGAATGCCTGGAGGTATCGCGACTACGTGGTTCGTTCATTTAATGAAGACAAGCCGTATGACCAGTTTGTTCGCGAACAGATCGCCGGTGATGAAATCGATCCGACCAATCCAGAAAACTTAATTGCTGTCGGGTTTCTCAGAATGGGGCCTTGGGAATTGACCGGGATGGAAGTTCCGAAAGTCGCGAGGCAGCGGTTTCTTGATGATGTGACCGATATTGTCGGGCAAACTTTTCTCGGGCACATGTTGCAATGTGCCCGCTGCCACGACCACAAATTCGATCCCGTCCCGACACGAGATTATTACTCGATCCAGGCAGCATTCGCGACCACTCAACTGGTGGAACGTCATGTCGATTTTATGAAAGAAGAAAACGTCTCGGGGTTTGAGGAGCGTGAATTGCTTTTGGCTCGGCGAAAGCACTATTTGGCGATGCTGAATGATCTCAACAAGAAAAAAACGATTCAGGCTGCACGAGACTGGTATCGAGACGAAGAGAAGGACTCCTCCCATTTTGAGGCGATTTTTAACAAGCTGGTTGAAAAGAAGGGGGGCGAAGAAAAAGTCAATGTGGGAGAAGTGCGGACTGCGATGCAGAAAGCGAAGATCGATCCCAGCCTGATTCCTCCCAGGCACGTCGGGTTTCAGCCGGCCGACTTCGGTAAAGAACGGGTCGCCAGAAAAGGGCTTGAGCGACTCCTGTGGAGACTGGATCGATACGATCCTTATGCGTTGAGTGTCTATAATGGAAAAACGCTTCAGCGAAAATCAGTCAGTGCTCCGGTACGCATGCCCAAAAATCCCCGTGGGCAAGGAGAGCTTGAAGAGTCATTCATCCTGACGGGTGGTGACCCATTCTCGCCGTCTCTTCCGGTCACGCCTGGAAATCTGAGTGCCGTCAGCTTCACGGGCTCAAACGTACCTCGGACAGAGTCAATTTATGATCGGAGATTGGAATTAGCGAATTGGATTGCATCCAAAGAAAACCCGCTGACTGCACGAGTGATGGTCAACCGGATCTGGCAAGGACATTTTGGTCAAGGAATTGCTGGGAATCCAAACAACTTTGGGACAACTGGCAAAAAGCCAACTCATCCAAAACTACTCGACTACCTTGCACGTGAGTTCATGGACTCTGGTTGGTCTGTGAAGCACATGCACAGAAAGATTATGGCTTCGGATGCGTATTGCCGCTCATCAAAACATTCTGACACGCAACAATTGAACGCTCTCGATCCATTAAGAGAAACCTATGCAGTCTTCCTTCCGCGACGACTTGAAGCTGAAGAGATTCGCGATTCAATGCTCGCCGTCTCTGGAGAGCTCAATCCTGAAATCGGAGGGATTCCATCTCGACCAGAAATGAATCTCGAGGCCGCCTTGCAACCGAGGCAGGTGATGGGAACATTCGCTGAAGGATGGCAACCTTCTGTCTCACCAGAGCAGCGGCATCGTCGTTCGATTTACTCTTTGAAGATTCGCGGTTTGGGTGATCCGTTTATGGAAGTTTTTAACTCTCCTGGTTCAGATCTTTCCTGCGAAAAACGCGAAGCATCGACGGTCACTCCGCAGGTTTTTGCGTTGATGAACAACGAACAGACCTATGCACGCGGACTGGCGATGGCAAACTCCACGCTCGAAAAATCGCCTCAAGCTTCTGACTCAGAAATTATTCAAGCGATTTATCAGCGAACGCTTGGACGTGTTCCAGTCGATCTGGAATTGAATGCTTGCTTGAGTCATTGGCAGCAAATGACCAAGCGGCATCAAACACTTGAGATCGAACGAATTGAATACCCGACAGAGGTCGAACGAGAAGCCGTTGAAGAGAACACCGGAGAAAAGTTTCGGTTCACCGAACCGTTGGAGTTCTATCAAAATTTCGTCCCCGATCTTCAAGCTGCTGATGTCGATGCTCGCACACGTGCATTGGCTGAGGTCTGTCTTGTTCTCTTGAATTCAAATGAGTTCCTGTACGTTTATTAG
- a CDS encoding DUF1501 domain-containing protein, whose protein sequence is MNHDILSRNTLPRRSVLYGLGASLGSLAFSSMLAEEQGGKASTGPLTSKKGHFPAKAKRCIFLTMEGGPSHIDTFDPKPKLHDLHLQEFQRSGEMKSAMESGKRYYVQSPFEFQKAGESGADISTNWKHLAQNVDDICFYRGCQVDSVNHPTAMYQLNTGNRFGGDPAIGSWVTYGLGSTNQNLPGYFVLPEVSFPQGGAANWGNGFLPAHFQGTPLRSKGAPILDLLPMKHVTRKHQRENLDLLKTLNQQHLVQHPQHDELSARMESYELAFRMQAEVPELVDLSNEDQKTQELYGIGQEPTDAFGRKCLLARKMVENGVRFVQLYAGSWDSHDYIARAHGNLIQRVDQPISALLTDLKQRGLLDSTLVVWCGEFGRSPDNGQRGGTAYGRDHNPKAMTIWMAGGGVKAGHTIGATDETGAEAVENVHHIRDLHITLLKLLGLDDNRLTYFHGGRFKQLSQFGGEVIKELIA, encoded by the coding sequence ATGAATCACGACATCTTATCTCGAAACACTCTTCCGCGGCGCAGCGTCTTGTACGGTCTTGGTGCGTCGCTGGGGAGTTTGGCTTTTTCATCAATGTTGGCTGAAGAGCAGGGGGGAAAGGCATCGACTGGTCCACTGACTTCGAAGAAAGGGCACTTCCCAGCGAAAGCAAAACGCTGCATCTTCCTGACCATGGAAGGTGGGCCATCGCATATCGATACGTTTGATCCAAAGCCGAAGCTTCACGATCTGCATCTGCAGGAATTCCAGCGTAGCGGCGAGATGAAATCGGCGATGGAATCCGGGAAACGCTACTACGTGCAAAGTCCGTTTGAATTTCAAAAAGCGGGTGAGAGTGGCGCAGATATCTCGACGAATTGGAAGCACCTGGCGCAGAATGTTGATGACATCTGTTTCTATCGTGGCTGTCAGGTCGACTCGGTGAATCATCCAACAGCGATGTATCAGCTCAATACCGGAAATCGCTTTGGTGGCGATCCAGCCATCGGTTCCTGGGTCACGTATGGGCTCGGGTCGACGAATCAGAATCTGCCTGGCTATTTCGTTTTGCCGGAAGTCTCATTTCCTCAAGGAGGCGCAGCGAATTGGGGGAACGGATTTCTTCCTGCACATTTTCAGGGGACTCCTCTTCGCTCTAAAGGGGCGCCGATTCTTGACCTGTTGCCGATGAAACATGTCACTCGCAAGCATCAGCGTGAAAATCTGGATCTGTTGAAAACATTGAACCAACAGCACTTGGTACAACATCCGCAACATGATGAACTTTCTGCACGCATGGAGTCCTACGAACTCGCATTTCGAATGCAGGCAGAAGTTCCAGAGTTGGTCGACCTCAGCAACGAAGATCAGAAAACTCAAGAGCTTTACGGGATCGGGCAGGAACCGACGGATGCCTTTGGGCGGAAGTGTTTACTCGCCCGCAAGATGGTTGAGAATGGTGTGCGATTCGTGCAACTCTACGCAGGTTCCTGGGACTCACACGACTACATTGCACGTGCTCACGGCAACCTGATTCAACGCGTGGACCAACCGATCTCGGCGCTTCTGACTGACCTGAAACAGCGAGGACTTTTAGATAGCACGCTCGTTGTCTGGTGTGGAGAGTTTGGACGCTCTCCCGATAATGGGCAACGTGGGGGAACCGCTTATGGACGAGATCATAACCCCAAAGCGATGACGATTTGGATGGCTGGCGGCGGCGTGAAAGCCGGTCACACCATTGGAGCCACAGACGAAACGGGAGCCGAAGCTGTTGAAAATGTCCATCACATCCGTGATTTACACATCACTCTTTTGAAACTTCTCGGGCTGGACGATAACAGGTTGACATACTTCCACGGTGGACGTTTTAAACAACTCAGTCAGTTCGGCGGAGAAGTCATCAAAGAACTGATTGCTTAA
- a CDS encoding DUF58 domain-containing protein: MSSSAEKYLKPDVIRNVARLDLRAKFIVEGFLSGLHASPFQGFSVEFSEHKRYAHGDDPKDIDWLVYAKTDRYYVKKYQAETNITGYLLIDLSESMAYTYRQELTKFEYSICLAAALAYMMVHQQDPVGLITFDQKIQASLPAKSKRSQLANILAVLAKTKPTGPTEIAKNLQKFAAMVKTKSLVMLFSDLLTDSKPVIDAIRMLRYAGHDVIIFHVLDEAEVHFPFTGMCDLRDPESDQKMLVDAAGIRKEYLDALHEMRETYKKSCRTVGADFVELDTSMRFDTALVEYLSQRQARF; this comes from the coding sequence ATGTCCTCATCAGCCGAGAAGTATCTGAAGCCCGATGTGATTCGGAATGTTGCCCGGCTTGATCTCCGCGCAAAATTCATCGTCGAAGGTTTTTTGTCCGGACTTCACGCATCCCCATTTCAGGGATTCAGCGTCGAATTCAGCGAACACAAACGTTACGCCCATGGGGATGATCCGAAGGACATTGACTGGCTGGTTTATGCTAAAACGGATCGTTATTACGTCAAGAAATATCAGGCGGAAACCAACATCACCGGTTACCTTCTGATAGACCTTTCAGAGAGTATGGCCTACACATATCGTCAGGAGTTGACCAAATTCGAATACTCAATCTGCCTGGCTGCGGCACTCGCTTACATGATGGTGCATCAGCAAGACCCGGTCGGACTGATCACTTTTGATCAAAAAATTCAGGCGAGCCTTCCAGCAAAAAGTAAACGTTCGCAGCTTGCCAACATCCTTGCCGTCCTCGCAAAAACGAAACCGACCGGACCTACCGAGATCGCCAAAAATTTGCAGAAGTTCGCTGCAATGGTCAAAACTAAAAGTCTGGTCATGCTGTTCTCGGACTTGCTGACTGATTCTAAACCAGTCATCGACGCCATTCGCATGTTACGCTACGCTGGCCATGATGTCATCATTTTCCATGTCCTCGATGAAGCGGAAGTTCACTTTCCGTTTACGGGAATGTGCGACTTACGCGATCCGGAATCCGACCAGAAAATGCTGGTTGATGCAGCTGGAATTCGAAAAGAATACCTCGATGCACTTCACGAAATGCGCGAGACCTACAAGAAGTCCTGTCGAACAGTGGGCGCCGACTTTGTCGAGTTGGATACCAGCATGAGATTTGACACAGCTCTCGTCGAATACCTCTCCCAACGACAAGCACGTTTTTAG
- the fmt gene encoding methionyl-tRNA formyltransferase — MSLRVVMMGTGTFALPAFQALIDSDHDVVGLVTQPDRVGRGHHNHVNEMKEAALAGGVEVFQPANVNTEESLQQLDKFQADIFVVAAYGQILSSELLDIPRLGAINLHGSLLPKYRGAAPVQFAVLNGETESGVTIFQIEPKLDAGPILGVVKTDIGPKETSGELHDRMAELSAPLTLEVLDGLESGNIEHLKQEPTEVTRAPKIRKEHGAIDWSMRSDELGWHVRGMQPWPMAFTFLHLPEKKSTRILILDIVELSEDEAASMQNLQPGETSQVEKRIFVRTGNGAVEILKLQPSGKRPMSAAEFLNGTSVQSGKFGPESL, encoded by the coding sequence ATGTCGTTGAGAGTGGTAATGATGGGCACGGGAACATTTGCACTCCCTGCCTTTCAAGCATTGATTGATTCAGATCATGATGTCGTCGGACTCGTTACGCAGCCTGACCGAGTCGGCCGAGGGCATCACAATCATGTCAATGAAATGAAGGAAGCCGCGCTTGCCGGGGGAGTCGAAGTCTTTCAACCGGCGAACGTCAACACTGAAGAGTCATTGCAACAGTTAGACAAATTTCAGGCAGACATTTTCGTTGTTGCAGCGTACGGTCAAATTTTGTCCAGCGAACTTCTCGATATCCCGCGACTGGGAGCGATCAACCTTCATGGTTCATTGTTACCCAAATATCGAGGGGCGGCTCCGGTCCAGTTCGCAGTCCTGAATGGAGAGACTGAGTCTGGCGTCACCATCTTTCAGATCGAACCGAAACTGGATGCCGGCCCTATTCTGGGTGTCGTCAAAACCGACATTGGCCCCAAAGAAACCAGCGGAGAACTCCATGATCGCATGGCAGAACTTTCCGCCCCGCTGACATTAGAAGTCCTCGATGGTCTGGAATCTGGAAACATCGAGCACCTCAAACAAGAGCCGACTGAAGTCACCCGGGCTCCCAAGATTCGCAAGGAACATGGGGCAATTGACTGGTCAATGCGAAGCGATGAACTTGGCTGGCATGTCCGTGGAATGCAGCCATGGCCGATGGCGTTCACATTCCTTCACCTCCCGGAAAAAAAATCGACTCGCATTTTGATTCTCGACATCGTAGAACTTTCAGAAGATGAAGCGGCATCGATGCAAAATCTCCAACCGGGAGAAACGTCGCAAGTCGAGAAACGAATTTTCGTGCGAACCGGAAATGGTGCTGTCGAAATTCTCAAACTTCAACCTTCTGGAAAACGTCCCATGTCTGCAGCCGAGTTCTTGAATGGAACGTCCGTTCAATCGGGTAAGTTCGGTCCTGAAAGTTTGTGA
- a CDS encoding metallophosphoesterase, translating into MPKFCFVADLHMFARRSNAERYQDQIIKTARESELCILGGDIFDFRWSKYLTEDETAHAAVEWLREFDSQTNHCQVHFLLGNHDDHPELLERLPFLEQEMKTFEWSRYYYRLGDSLFLHGDVADKTMSAACLKLQREQFAHGSRTELHNRLYDVAIKAQLHRLAPPAVYPCKRVAKRILNYMDNIGHGRETGIKHVYFGHTHRPMDHYLYQGIHFHNGGAPIGDAPFRILQRTVSLNDGENGLESRIRE; encoded by the coding sequence ATGCCGAAATTTTGTTTTGTTGCAGATTTACATATGTTCGCCCGCCGCTCAAACGCCGAGCGTTACCAAGATCAAATCATCAAAACCGCACGTGAATCAGAACTTTGCATTCTGGGAGGAGATATCTTCGACTTCCGTTGGTCAAAGTATCTCACTGAAGATGAAACTGCACATGCAGCTGTGGAATGGTTGCGCGAATTCGATTCTCAGACAAATCATTGTCAGGTCCATTTTCTGCTTGGGAACCATGACGATCATCCGGAACTACTCGAACGACTTCCGTTTTTAGAGCAGGAAATGAAAACTTTTGAATGGAGTCGCTACTACTATCGCTTGGGAGACTCGCTGTTCCTGCATGGAGATGTTGCAGACAAGACGATGTCCGCAGCTTGCCTGAAACTTCAGCGTGAACAGTTCGCGCATGGCTCAAGAACAGAACTCCACAACCGACTGTACGACGTCGCCATCAAGGCGCAGCTGCACCGCTTGGCCCCTCCAGCAGTCTACCCCTGCAAGCGAGTTGCAAAGCGGATCTTGAATTACATGGACAACATTGGCCACGGACGCGAGACAGGCATTAAGCACGTCTACTTTGGACACACACATCGTCCGATGGATCATTACCTCTACCAAGGAATTCACTTCCATAACGGAGGCGCACCAATTGGAGATGCCCCGTTTCGAATTCTGCAACGAACAGTGTCGTTGAATGACGGTGAAAATGGTCTCGAATCGAGAATCCGGGAGTAG
- a CDS encoding AI-2E family transporter, producing the protein MINVSEQRLQTTCLLFIVAVLSSFAAYWLRPVLVPFVVAVFIVSGVSPILEALQRSVASTRLMAAAIAFLVGCLLIALLMGALWASVVDLAKNAGAYQRRVEELITEAQDYIPWETSESADEPSRRKRLLSPRSSIPANSKDETETDGDSASEKITVANADSKNSSDDSPVEKPSPEEILIKETSPSEVASSPSEEPTGEPADKLEIPVHLDVTVSEKDGGNSSGNQLESDSLDRAVSNEFDAIKARNPIEGFEDFVTRTLKSGVFHLSQVFLEMISTSLIVLIYVFFLLLGAPASQTSSPVWRDLDRQIRTYLSLKTIISLVTGFAFGFALWIFGIPMAVAFGMLAFLLNFIPNIGPIIASLLPLPLILLAPDGTLLWMGMAITVTFGVQFLSGNVIEPKIMGQQSDLHPIVILLALMFWGMLWGIVGMFLATPITAAIRLALLQFELTRPVAEVMAGRLPGKEETTPSTA; encoded by the coding sequence ATGATCAACGTCTCCGAGCAACGTCTGCAAACGACATGCCTGCTGTTTATTGTCGCTGTGCTATCTTCGTTTGCCGCATATTGGCTCCGTCCGGTTCTGGTCCCGTTTGTTGTGGCGGTCTTCATTGTAAGCGGAGTTTCACCCATTCTTGAAGCATTGCAGCGTTCGGTCGCATCGACACGACTCATGGCTGCGGCGATTGCTTTCTTGGTGGGCTGTTTGCTCATCGCACTTCTGATGGGAGCTTTGTGGGCGTCGGTGGTTGATTTGGCAAAGAACGCTGGAGCGTATCAAAGACGCGTTGAAGAACTCATCACGGAAGCGCAAGACTACATTCCCTGGGAGACTTCCGAATCGGCTGATGAACCTTCGCGTAGGAAGAGGCTGTTGAGTCCTCGGTCTTCCATTCCTGCGAACTCTAAAGATGAAACTGAAACTGACGGCGATTCCGCTTCAGAGAAAATCACTGTGGCGAATGCAGACTCAAAGAACTCATCAGATGATTCCCCAGTTGAGAAGCCCTCACCGGAAGAGATCCTCATCAAAGAGACGTCTCCGTCCGAAGTCGCGTCGTCCCCCAGCGAGGAACCGACAGGCGAACCGGCGGATAAACTTGAGATTCCAGTCCATTTGGATGTGACTGTGTCTGAGAAAGATGGTGGCAACAGTTCTGGAAATCAACTCGAAAGCGATTCGTTGGACCGTGCCGTTTCGAATGAATTCGATGCGATCAAGGCGAGGAATCCCATCGAAGGTTTCGAAGATTTTGTCACTCGCACTCTGAAGTCAGGCGTTTTTCATCTTTCTCAAGTGTTTCTGGAGATGATCTCAACGAGCTTGATTGTGTTGATTTATGTCTTCTTCCTGTTGCTTGGGGCTCCTGCGAGTCAAACATCCTCTCCCGTTTGGAGAGACCTCGATCGACAAATTCGGACGTATCTTTCTCTGAAGACTATCATTTCCCTCGTCACCGGATTCGCCTTTGGATTTGCCCTTTGGATCTTTGGAATCCCGATGGCGGTCGCTTTCGGCATGCTCGCTTTTCTGCTCAATTTCATTCCCAACATCGGTCCGATCATCGCCAGTTTGTTGCCTCTCCCGCTGATTCTGCTGGCTCCCGATGGAACGCTGCTGTGGATGGGAATGGCCATCACCGTGACGTTTGGGGTTCAATTTCTGAGCGGAAATGTGATCGAACCGAAGATCATGGGGCAGCAATCGGATTTGCATCCCATTGTGATTCTTCTCGCCTTGATGTTTTGGGGGATGCTGTGGGGGATTGTCGGAATGTTTCTGGCGACACCGATTACTGCCGCCATTCGGCTGGCGTTGCTTCAATTTGAACTGACACGTCCTGTCGCTGAAGTGATGGCAGGGCGGCTTCCTGGAAAAGAAGAGACCACACCTTCGACGGCCTGA
- a CDS encoding OprO/OprP family phosphate-selective porin gives MHFVNKKAIVALTLVAGLAFCNFSSAEEPQKLDPQVQALIQRLEAAEKQIQSLTVELSEVKEGQVVSRPFPETSKEPSQVPVPAGTLPLEVEGIFGSEQSEFALEAESVRPPSVEQTFFPAVGQEELTAFEEAITTPDNVDQRLSALEDGWKELDKAWSSFDSAQKKMKADAAKKPTFQIGGRIHADYWDFVNSSQGINNFEHPDMMLPNFGDPPEDRALFRRIRLEMKGDILETMLWRIQVDFNNPSNAEIKDAYFGFKELPLNQQLLIGNQKRPLGLDHLNSSRFNVFMERPFVVEAFNEDARRPGIAMYGYSDDESLNWRYGAYMLESVARTGRVIGQSSQMSLNARVSGSPWYDKASGGRGYFHWGLAGMVARPDGDRDDSDTNFNEARFRTRAATRSDRRWLNTDRIVGAENYEIIGLESIFNVGPFQAVSEYQHTWLQRETGEDLQFGGAYFYLSYFLTGEHIPYTRTSGTIGRVKPFENFFLVDNCFGGHSTGWGAWNVAVRYDYLDLSDKDILGGVGTAWTTALNWYWTPYSKVQFDASYGKIRDHEPVDGYTGGHYFLLGTRFAVDF, from the coding sequence ATGCATTTCGTCAATAAGAAGGCAATCGTTGCTCTTACCCTTGTGGCAGGGCTGGCCTTCTGTAATTTCAGCTCGGCCGAAGAACCGCAGAAACTTGATCCACAAGTTCAGGCTCTCATTCAAAGACTTGAAGCTGCCGAAAAGCAGATTCAATCTCTCACGGTCGAACTCTCGGAAGTCAAAGAGGGACAGGTGGTCTCGCGACCGTTTCCAGAAACCTCCAAGGAGCCATCTCAGGTTCCTGTTCCCGCAGGCACGCTGCCGCTCGAAGTCGAAGGAATCTTTGGAAGTGAGCAGAGCGAGTTCGCTCTGGAAGCTGAGTCGGTTCGACCGCCGAGTGTGGAACAGACGTTTTTTCCGGCGGTCGGACAAGAGGAGCTTACTGCTTTCGAAGAAGCGATCACCACCCCAGACAATGTCGATCAGAGGCTCTCGGCGCTGGAAGATGGTTGGAAAGAACTCGATAAGGCTTGGAGCAGCTTTGATTCTGCTCAGAAGAAAATGAAAGCAGACGCAGCCAAGAAGCCAACATTTCAGATTGGCGGACGGATTCACGCAGATTACTGGGACTTCGTGAACTCCTCGCAAGGGATTAATAATTTTGAACACCCGGATATGATGCTTCCTAACTTTGGGGATCCACCAGAAGATCGGGCATTGTTCAGGCGTATTCGTCTCGAAATGAAGGGGGATATTCTTGAGACAATGCTCTGGAGAATTCAGGTCGATTTTAACAATCCTTCCAACGCAGAAATCAAAGATGCGTACTTTGGCTTTAAAGAACTTCCACTGAATCAGCAGTTGCTGATTGGTAACCAGAAACGTCCACTAGGCTTGGATCACCTGAACAGTAGCCGCTTTAACGTTTTCATGGAGCGACCATTCGTGGTTGAAGCCTTTAACGAAGATGCCCGCCGTCCGGGGATTGCGATGTATGGTTACAGTGACGATGAAAGCTTGAACTGGCGTTACGGTGCCTACATGCTAGAAAGCGTTGCCCGTACCGGAAGGGTGATCGGTCAATCAAGTCAGATGAGCTTGAATGCCCGGGTCTCTGGAAGCCCCTGGTACGATAAGGCGTCTGGTGGGCGTGGGTACTTTCACTGGGGACTTGCTGGAATGGTTGCACGTCCAGATGGCGACCGGGATGACTCCGATACGAACTTCAACGAAGCCCGATTTCGCACACGTGCCGCTACGAGAAGCGACAGACGCTGGCTGAATACCGATCGTATTGTTGGTGCAGAGAATTACGAAATTATTGGGCTGGAATCGATCTTTAATGTCGGTCCGTTTCAGGCTGTCAGTGAATACCAGCATACCTGGCTCCAGCGTGAGACTGGTGAGGATCTACAGTTCGGTGGAGCGTACTTTTACCTTTCCTATTTCCTGACCGGAGAACACATTCCTTACACGAGAACGTCAGGAACCATCGGTCGTGTGAAGCCGTTTGAGAACTTCTTCCTGGTCGACAATTGCTTCGGCGGACACAGCACCGGTTGGGGAGCCTGGAACGTCGCTGTTCGATACGACTATCTCGATCTGAGTGACAAAGACATTCTCGGAGGGGTCGGAACTGCCTGGACAACTGCTTTGAACTGGTACTGGACTCCGTATTCCAAAGTCCAGTTTGATGCCTCTTACGGAAAAATCAGAGATCACGAGCCGGTCGATGGATATACGGGGGGACACTATTTCCTCTTGGGTACCCGTTTCGCTGTTGATTTCTAG